The following proteins are encoded in a genomic region of Chaetodon auriga isolate fChaAug3 chromosome 8, fChaAug3.hap1, whole genome shotgun sequence:
- the c8h8orf76 gene encoding uncharacterized protein C8orf76 homolog: MEIFGSTFDDSVFSEARDRVSVSLSSYNAKLCEPEWFCESAALDTDDSLEKQKVYKFRGDLAVRQGSYQKALDAYSSCLEWIADNNLTIRRDVLEGMARCCTKLGQRDRALHFADLLSKEASNTCHLTSLLLLKVTIYHHFGDVGTKMSSLQQLCSLLPFNPWHWYNLGQTCLQLLDSNRTTGSHSSQRCESAEEQNDGETEERQEEAAELDEDRVWLKACTCFIRTRLLLRILRQQQSSFVLQRSENTLQATDDALQRLNPKETTLQAVTEVMSEDLIPEKMREDYQDGESLASVCVQTFRERWWNKILQTGVLEADGSRHETQTETKS, from the exons ATGGAGATATTTGGCAGCACGTTTGACGACTCGGTGTTTTCGGAGGCGAGAGACCGAgtctccgtgtctctgtcctcttACAACGCCAAACTCTGTGAGCCAGAG tggtTTTGTGAGAGTGCTGCTCTCGACACAGATGATTCATTGGAGAAGCAGAAAGTCTATAAGTTTAGAGGAGACTTGGCTGTGAGACAGGGGAGCTATCAG AAAGCGTTGGATGCGTACAGCAGCTGCCTGGAGTGGATCGCTGACAACAACCTGACCATCAGAAGAGATGTACTGGAGGGAATGGCCCGATGCTGCACCAAactgggacagagggacagggcGCTGCACTTTGCTGACTTACTG AGCAAAGAAGCCTCCAACACCTGCCACCTAAccagcctcctgctgctcaaG GTCACAATCTACCACCATTTTGGAGACGTAGGAACCAAGATGtcgtctctgcagcagctgtgtagCCTGCTGCCCTTCAACCCCTGGCACTGGTACAACCTGGGACAGacgtgtctgcagctgctggacagCAACAGAACCACAG GATCACATTCCTCTCAGAGGTGTGaatcagcagaggagcagaatgatggagagactgaggaacgacaggaggaggcagcagagctCGATGAGGACAGAGTCTGGCTGAAAGCTTGCACCTGTTTCATCAGGACGAG ACTCCTGTTGAGAATCCTTCGGCAGCAGCAGTCCTCCTTTGTGCTGCAGCGCAGTGAAAACACCCTGCAGGCGACAGATGACGCATTACAGCGGCTAAATCCCAAAGAGACGACCCTGCAGGCTGTCACTGAG gtgaTGTCAGAGGACCTGATCCCTGAGAAGATGAGGGAGGACTACCAGGATGGGGAGAGTctggccagtgtgtgtgtgcaga